Within Sinorhizobium sp. RAC02, the genomic segment GGAGCGCGCCTATCATATCGACATCAACCTCTTTGCGATGAGCATGGCCAATATCGGAATAACGGACGTGCTGGCCCCCTATGACAACACGGCGCAACTGCTTCATCGGATTGTGCCCTTCGTCACTATGGGCCAGCGACTTTGCGACCAGGAACCGGGCACGCACGTGACGGAACCAGAGCTTTAAACAGGTAGGAACCAATGCTGCTGATCTACTGCCCCTACTGCGAGGAAGAGCGCTCGGAGCTCGAATTCCGCCACGGTGGCGACGCGCACATCGCCCGGCCGACCAACATGGCCGACATCACCGACGAGGAGTTCCAGGAATTCTTCTTCCTGCGCGACAACCCGAAGGGCCTGATCTTCGAACGCTGGCGCCA encodes:
- a CDS encoding sarcosine oxidase subunit delta; amino-acid sequence: MLLIYCPYCEEERSELEFRHGGDAHIARPTNMADITDEEFQEFFFLRDNPKGLIFERWRHIHGCGRFFNAARDTVSDKFVMSYKAGEPKPDLSGAAPATEKAPAEKVGETYEATEGTAQ